One window of Nostoc sp. TCL26-01 genomic DNA carries:
- a CDS encoding ParM/StbA family protein: MSLLRLVVDPGGSLLKGFYTLDPFKPELILMEPDVTTVPLESLENYEQTKIGESNPENSAWIEYQNKCQAVGFLARKRFNADLQLQKRKFELALPKVLAMVGAIADKYELENGTAIHLGILLPWGEYQDRVLFQELVTTALSNYKFKGREKTFSLELFLCLPEGGGIFSRGIAPGSNLKEKSFAVVMLGYRDASILLIDRGEMSKGKTDPLGFSKMVESVKSQTSGLNLDELTSAICKSGKNASHKALGELALNVDPVYREYETSRIRNAVATCKEEYWMMLSNWLKLQVPRDVDEVIISGGTAHYFQSQLNNLFSFSNINWCEILETQLMNNFPQAVSKSLNYRLTDVYGLFFFLCAKGIRQNSDVVGAGATNG; this comes from the coding sequence ATGAGTCTGCTAAGGTTAGTTGTAGATCCAGGTGGTTCATTATTGAAGGGGTTTTACACGTTAGATCCCTTCAAGCCAGAATTAATTTTGATGGAGCCAGATGTAACGACAGTCCCGTTAGAAAGTTTAGAGAATTATGAGCAAACGAAAATAGGGGAGTCAAACCCTGAGAATAGTGCTTGGATTGAATATCAAAATAAGTGTCAAGCAGTAGGGTTCTTAGCCAGAAAACGTTTTAATGCTGATTTACAATTGCAGAAGCGCAAGTTTGAGTTAGCCTTACCCAAGGTGTTGGCAATGGTGGGAGCGATCGCTGACAAATACGAATTAGAGAATGGGACAGCAATTCATTTAGGGATTTTGCTGCCTTGGGGAGAATATCAAGACAGGGTGTTATTCCAGGAGTTGGTAACAACAGCCCTTTCTAACTACAAATTTAAAGGACGAGAAAAAACATTTTCATTGGAATTATTTTTATGTCTGCCTGAAGGTGGGGGGATTTTCTCTAGAGGAATAGCTCCTGGCTCCAACTTAAAAGAAAAATCTTTTGCAGTAGTGATGTTGGGTTATAGAGATGCAAGCATTTTGTTGATTGACCGTGGAGAGATGAGCAAGGGTAAAACTGACCCTTTAGGCTTCTCGAAAATGGTGGAATCAGTGAAGAGCCAAACATCGGGATTGAACCTAGATGAGTTGACATCAGCTATTTGTAAGTCTGGGAAAAACGCATCTCATAAAGCGTTGGGCGAATTAGCTTTAAATGTAGATCCAGTGTATAGAGAGTATGAAACTTCCAGAATTCGCAATGCTGTTGCGACTTGTAAAGAGGAATATTGGATGATGCTATCCAACTGGTTGAAGTTGCAAGTACCTCGTGATGTTGATGAAGTGATTATTAGTGGAGGGACGGCACATTACTTCCAGTCGCAGTTAAACAACTTGTTTTCATTCTCTAATATCAACTGGTGTGAAATTTTAGAGACACAACTGATGAATAATTTCCCTCAAGCTGTTTCTAAGTCTCTCAATTATCGCTTGACAGATGTTTATGGATTGTTTTTCTTTCTATGTGCCAAGGGAATAAGACAAAACTCTGATGTTGTGGGTGCAGGTGCAACAAATGGGTGA